In Micromonospora sp. WMMA1363, a genomic segment contains:
- a CDS encoding polysaccharide deacetylase family protein, translating to MSVKKSHIRLAATVAAVVGAVALLTLPVAVRQPDVGESIVWLPPDPPAATTTGKAAADDRDRVPVGTPTPTGAGTPSPEAPALPGATRPGTQPPVVDHGPRTGNKVALTFDADMTDAMRYQLRSGAVRSYANLRIIDLLERERVPATFFLTGKWVEQYPQVTRRLAANPRFELANHTYGHLAFTPDCYGLPRLPRQQMTADVDRTFEVVTPYGGRQTRYFRFPGLCHDRAALAALAPLGVTVVDGDVVSGDPFATSWRPIVRAVLDGVRPGSVVVLHVTEANAPMTDEALPHILAGLAERGLEPAPLSEVLGHIDR from the coding sequence GTGTCCGTGAAGAAGTCCCACATTCGGCTCGCCGCGACCGTCGCCGCCGTGGTCGGCGCGGTGGCCCTGCTGACCCTCCCGGTCGCCGTCCGCCAGCCCGACGTAGGAGAAAGCATCGTTTGGTTGCCCCCGGACCCACCGGCGGCCACGACGACGGGGAAGGCGGCGGCCGACGACCGGGACCGGGTCCCGGTCGGCACGCCCACGCCGACCGGGGCCGGAACGCCGTCCCCGGAGGCCCCCGCCCTGCCCGGTGCGACCCGGCCCGGGACGCAACCGCCGGTGGTCGACCACGGCCCACGGACCGGCAACAAGGTGGCCCTCACCTTCGACGCGGACATGACCGACGCCATGCGGTACCAGCTGCGCAGCGGTGCCGTGCGGTCGTACGCGAACCTCAGGATCATCGACCTGCTGGAACGGGAACGCGTGCCGGCCACCTTCTTCCTGACCGGCAAGTGGGTCGAGCAGTATCCGCAGGTCACCCGGCGGCTCGCCGCCAATCCACGGTTCGAGCTGGCCAACCACACCTACGGGCACCTGGCCTTCACACCGGACTGCTACGGCCTGCCGCGGTTGCCCCGGCAGCAGATGACCGCCGACGTGGACCGGACATTCGAGGTGGTGACGCCGTACGGCGGCCGGCAGACCCGGTACTTCCGCTTCCCCGGGCTCTGCCACGACCGCGCGGCGCTGGCGGCGCTGGCCCCGCTGGGTGTCACGGTGGTGGACGGTGACGTGGTGAGCGGTGACCCCTTCGCCACGTCGTGGCGGCCGATCGTCCGGGCGGTGCTGGACGGCGTACGCCCCGGCTCGGTGGTCGTCCTACACGTCACCGAGGCGAACGCGCCGATGACCGACGAGGCGCTGCCACACATCCTCGCCGGGCTGGCCGAACGGGGACTGGAGCCGGCGCCGCTGTCCGAGGTGCTCGGTCACATCGACCGGTGA
- a CDS encoding DUF1540 domain-containing protein, translated as MTAAMEMPRVQECVVAACAYNHTGDCHAFAITIGSVDHAHCYTFVEMPTVRAGVDGQIAQVGACQRADCRHNDQLECQAPGIRVGPDNDLADCMTYASR; from the coding sequence ATGACCGCAGCGATGGAGATGCCCCGCGTCCAGGAATGCGTGGTCGCGGCGTGCGCATACAACCACACCGGCGACTGCCACGCCTTCGCCATCACGATCGGCAGCGTGGATCACGCCCACTGCTACACGTTCGTCGAGATGCCCACCGTCCGGGCCGGCGTCGACGGCCAGATCGCGCAGGTGGGCGCCTGCCAGCGGGCCGACTGCCGGCACAACGACCAACTGGAGTGTCAGGCGCCGGGCATCAGGGTCGGCCCGGACAACGACCTGGCCGACTGCATGACGTACGCCAGCCGCTGA
- a CDS encoding protein meaA, which translates to MDEKALPGRLPERDRPWVMRTYAGHSSAAATNALFRRNLAKGQTGLSVAFDLPTQTGYDPDHELAAGEVGRVGVPVAHLGDMRALFEGIPLAEMNTSMTINAPAMWLLGLYGTVAAEQGAELTRCAGTTQNDIIKEYLSRGTYIFPPAASLRLTADVIAYTLREMPKWNPVNICSYHLQEAGATPVQEVGFALSTAVAVLDAVRDSGQVPAERMGDVVQRISFFVNAGVRFVEEIAKMRAFGALWDEITRDRYGVENPKQRRFRYGVQVNSLGLTEAQPENNIQRIVLEMLGVTLSRDARARAVQLPAWNEALGLPRPWDQQWSLRMQQVLACESDLLDYPDLFAGSHVMTALVDDIVTGARVELDKVLEMGGVVAAVETGYLKSALVASLADRRRRMEAGTDVVVGVNRFTETEPSPLTAAGAEAIEQVDPTVEASAVAAVRDWRAGRDEAAAGAALARLRADAATTTNLMPATLECVRAGVTTGEWAGALRQLFGEYRAPTGLSGAAGAGGDAGLGAVRERVAATARALGSGRLRLLVGKPGLDGHSNGAEQIAVRARDAGFEVVYQGIRLTAGQIVAAAVEEDVDLVGLSVLSGSHLAAVPAVLDGLRAAGRGDLPVVVGGIIPAVDTDALRAAGVARVFTPKDFALTGIIDELVTVVREANGLR; encoded by the coding sequence ATGGACGAGAAGGCTCTCCCAGGTCGGTTGCCCGAGCGGGACCGCCCGTGGGTGATGCGCACCTACGCCGGGCACAGCTCGGCCGCCGCGACCAACGCGCTCTTCCGCCGCAACCTGGCGAAGGGGCAGACCGGGCTCTCGGTCGCCTTCGACCTGCCCACCCAGACCGGGTACGACCCCGACCACGAGCTGGCCGCCGGTGAGGTCGGTCGGGTCGGCGTGCCGGTGGCGCACCTCGGTGACATGCGGGCCCTGTTCGAGGGCATCCCGCTCGCCGAGATGAACACCTCCATGACGATCAACGCACCGGCGATGTGGCTGCTCGGCCTCTACGGCACGGTCGCCGCCGAGCAGGGGGCCGAGCTGACCCGCTGCGCCGGCACCACGCAGAACGACATCATCAAGGAGTACCTGTCCCGGGGGACGTACATCTTCCCGCCAGCGGCGTCGCTGCGGCTGACCGCCGACGTCATCGCGTACACGCTGCGCGAGATGCCGAAGTGGAACCCGGTCAACATCTGCTCCTACCACCTCCAGGAGGCCGGGGCGACCCCGGTGCAGGAGGTCGGTTTCGCGCTGTCCACCGCCGTGGCGGTGCTCGACGCGGTCCGCGACTCGGGCCAGGTGCCCGCCGAGCGGATGGGCGACGTGGTGCAGCGGATCAGCTTCTTCGTCAACGCCGGGGTGCGCTTCGTCGAGGAGATCGCCAAGATGCGCGCGTTCGGTGCGCTCTGGGACGAGATCACCCGGGACCGGTACGGCGTCGAGAACCCGAAGCAGCGCCGCTTCCGGTACGGCGTCCAGGTCAACTCGCTGGGCCTGACCGAGGCGCAGCCGGAGAACAACATCCAGCGCATCGTGTTGGAGATGCTCGGCGTCACCCTCTCCCGGGACGCCCGGGCCCGTGCCGTGCAGCTGCCCGCGTGGAACGAGGCGCTCGGCCTGCCCCGCCCCTGGGACCAGCAGTGGTCGCTGCGGATGCAGCAGGTGCTGGCCTGCGAGTCGGACCTGCTGGATTACCCGGACCTTTTCGCGGGCTCGCACGTGATGACCGCGTTGGTCGACGACATCGTCACCGGTGCCCGGGTCGAGCTGGACAAGGTGCTGGAGATGGGCGGCGTGGTGGCCGCCGTCGAGACCGGCTACCTCAAGAGCGCACTGGTCGCGTCGCTCGCCGACCGCCGGCGTCGGATGGAGGCCGGCACCGACGTGGTGGTCGGCGTCAACCGGTTCACCGAGACCGAGCCGTCCCCGCTGACCGCGGCCGGCGCCGAGGCGATCGAACAGGTCGATCCGACGGTGGAGGCGTCCGCCGTCGCCGCCGTACGTGACTGGCGGGCCGGTCGGGACGAGGCGGCCGCGGGCGCCGCCCTGGCCCGGCTCCGAGCGGACGCCGCGACCACGACCAACCTGATGCCGGCGACGCTGGAGTGTGTCCGCGCCGGGGTGACCACGGGTGAGTGGGCGGGCGCGTTGCGGCAGCTCTTCGGCGAGTACCGGGCGCCCACCGGGCTGTCCGGCGCGGCCGGCGCGGGCGGGGACGCCGGCCTGGGAGCGGTGCGGGAGCGGGTGGCCGCCACGGCGCGGGCACTGGGCAGTGGCCGGCTGCGGTTGCTGGTCGGCAAGCCCGGTCTGGACGGGCACTCCAACGGTGCGGAGCAGATCGCGGTCCGCGCCCGCGACGCCGGCTTCGAGGTCGTCTACCAGGGCATCCGCCTGACCGCCGGGCAGATCGTGGCCGCTGCCGTCGAGGAGGACGTCGACCTGGTCGGCCTGTCGGTGCTCTCCGGTTCACACCTGGCGGCCGTGCCGGCGGTGCTGGACGGTCTGCGTGCCGCCGGCCGGGGTGACCTGCCGGTGGTGGTCGGTGGCATCATTCCGGCGGTGGACACCGACGCGCTCCGGGCGGCCGGGGTGGCCCGGGTCTTCACGCCGAAGGACTTCGCCCTCACCGGCATCATCGACGAACTGGTGACGGTGGTCCGCGAAGCCAACGGGCTGCGGTGA
- a CDS encoding ABC transporter ATP-binding protein, which translates to MADELAISVRGLRKTYGTTVAVAGVDLDVHRGEVFALLGPNGAGKTTTVEILEGYRKRDAGEVSVLGSDPGNAAAHWRSRLGIVLQGTGEFDELTVAELVRHFAGFYADADDPDKVIARVGLTGKATARTHTLSGGQKRRLDVALGIIGRPELLFLDEPTTGFDPEARREFWELIRDLAAAGTTIVLTTHYLDEAEALADRVGVIAGGRLIEVAAPDRLGNRQEALATVSWRTPDGVAQSTESATPTALVAELAARFGGEVPGLTVTRPTLEDVYLRMIGH; encoded by the coding sequence ATGGCTGACGAGCTCGCGATCTCCGTTCGGGGGCTGCGCAAGACGTACGGGACGACCGTCGCGGTGGCAGGGGTGGACCTCGACGTCCACCGGGGCGAGGTGTTCGCCCTGCTCGGTCCCAACGGCGCCGGCAAGACCACCACGGTGGAGATCCTCGAGGGGTACCGGAAACGGGACGCCGGCGAGGTCTCGGTGCTCGGCAGCGACCCCGGAAACGCCGCCGCCCACTGGCGCTCCCGGCTCGGGATCGTGCTCCAGGGCACCGGCGAGTTCGACGAGCTGACCGTCGCCGAGTTGGTACGCCACTTCGCCGGGTTCTACGCCGACGCCGACGACCCGGACAAGGTGATCGCCCGGGTGGGGCTGACCGGAAAGGCCACCGCCCGTACCCACACCCTCTCCGGCGGCCAGAAGCGCCGACTGGATGTCGCCCTCGGCATCATCGGTCGCCCTGAGCTGCTCTTCCTGGACGAGCCGACCACCGGCTTCGACCCCGAGGCCCGGCGCGAGTTCTGGGAGCTGATCCGGGACCTGGCGGCAGCCGGCACGACGATCGTGCTCACCACGCACTACCTCGACGAGGCCGAAGCCCTCGCCGACCGGGTCGGGGTGATCGCCGGCGGGCGGCTGATCGAGGTGGCCGCGCCGGACCGGTTGGGCAACCGGCAGGAGGCGCTGGCGACGGTCTCCTGGCGTACGCCGGACGGGGTCGCGCAGAGCACGGAGAGCGCGACGCCGACGGCGCTGGTGGCGGAGCTGGCCGCACGTTTCGGCGGCGAGGTGCCCGGCCTGACGGTGACCCGGCCGACCCTGGAGGACGTCTACCTGAGGATGATCGGACACTGA
- a CDS encoding ABC transporter permease: protein MTATLKPATQAATTPPRRPGALALGLRQGRLEITQFLRSRESVVFTLGFPVIMILIFASIFDGEIAPGVSFPQYFVTGMIATGLMTVSFQNLGIWIPIERDRGVLKRYRGTPMPKWVYFAGKVIMVVVIGVAETALLLAVSAALFDLELPGTATKWLTLGWVSALGVTACTLCGIAISSLARTARSGSAVVTPVALVLQFISGVFFVFTQLPSWMQQVAALFPLKWMCQGLRSVFLPDAFGAQEPGGSFELGRVALVLGAWCVIGLLLCLATFRWTPRREG from the coding sequence ATGACCGCCACGCTGAAGCCGGCCACGCAGGCCGCCACGACGCCGCCGCGCCGGCCCGGCGCCCTCGCCCTCGGGCTACGGCAGGGACGACTGGAGATCACCCAGTTCCTGCGCAGCCGGGAGTCCGTCGTCTTCACGCTGGGTTTCCCGGTAATCATGATCCTGATCTTCGCGTCCATCTTCGACGGCGAGATCGCGCCGGGTGTCAGTTTCCCGCAGTACTTCGTCACCGGCATGATCGCCACCGGCCTGATGACGGTGAGCTTCCAGAACCTGGGCATCTGGATCCCGATCGAGCGCGACCGGGGGGTGCTGAAGCGCTACCGGGGCACACCGATGCCGAAGTGGGTCTACTTCGCCGGCAAAGTGATCATGGTGGTGGTCATCGGCGTCGCCGAGACCGCGCTGCTGCTCGCCGTGTCGGCCGCGTTGTTCGACCTGGAACTGCCCGGCACCGCGACGAAATGGCTGACCTTGGGCTGGGTCTCGGCGCTCGGCGTCACCGCCTGCACGCTGTGCGGCATCGCGATCTCGTCGCTCGCCCGGACCGCACGCAGCGGCTCGGCGGTGGTCACCCCGGTCGCCCTGGTGCTCCAGTTCATCTCCGGGGTGTTCTTCGTCTTCACCCAACTGCCGAGCTGGATGCAGCAGGTGGCGGCCCTCTTCCCGCTCAAGTGGATGTGCCAGGGGCTGCGCTCGGTGTTCCTGCCGGACGCCTTCGGCGCGCAGGAACCGGGCGGTTCCTTCGAGCTGGGCCGCGTCGCCCTGGTGCTCGGTGCCTGGTGCGTGATCGGCCTGCTGCTCTGCCTCGCCACCTTCCGCTGGACCCCCCGCCGCGAGGGCTGA
- a CDS encoding 3-hydroxyacyl-CoA dehydrogenase family protein — protein MAGRLAVVGAGLMGAGIAQVAAQTGWQVTLRDLDDAATKRGVDGIRKSLEKFAEKGRIPASEVEAALGRITPTTDLEAAAEADIVVEAVFERLEIKHEVFRALDKICKADAVLATNTSAIPVTQIAAVTDRPEAVVGTHFFSPVPMMKLCELVRGYKTSDETLATAKSFAEEIGKTVVVVNRDIAGFVTTRLIAALVVEAVKLVESGVVSAEDLDTACRLGFGHAMGPLATTDLTGVDVLLHAAKNIYTDTADDKFFPPELLQRMATAGDLGRKTGKGFYSY, from the coding sequence ATGGCGGGTCGACTCGCGGTCGTCGGGGCCGGGCTGATGGGCGCGGGGATCGCCCAGGTGGCGGCGCAGACGGGCTGGCAGGTGACGCTACGGGACCTGGACGACGCGGCCACGAAGCGCGGAGTGGACGGTATTCGGAAGTCGCTGGAGAAGTTCGCCGAGAAGGGGAGGATCCCGGCGTCCGAGGTCGAGGCGGCGTTGGGCCGGATCACCCCGACCACCGATCTGGAGGCGGCGGCCGAAGCGGACATCGTGGTCGAGGCGGTCTTCGAACGCCTGGAGATCAAACACGAGGTCTTCCGCGCGCTGGACAAGATCTGCAAGGCGGACGCGGTGCTCGCCACCAACACCTCGGCGATCCCGGTCACCCAGATCGCCGCGGTCACCGACCGCCCGGAGGCGGTCGTCGGCACCCACTTCTTCTCGCCGGTGCCGATGATGAAACTCTGTGAGCTGGTTCGCGGCTACAAGACCAGCGACGAGACCCTGGCGACCGCGAAGTCGTTCGCCGAGGAGATCGGCAAGACCGTGGTGGTGGTCAACCGCGACATCGCCGGCTTCGTCACCACCCGACTCATCGCCGCGCTGGTGGTGGAGGCGGTCAAGCTGGTCGAGTCCGGCGTGGTCTCCGCGGAGGACCTGGACACGGCCTGCCGGCTCGGCTTCGGTCACGCCATGGGTCCGCTGGCGACCACCGACCTGACCGGCGTGGACGTGTTGCTGCACGCCGCGAAGAACATCTACACCGACACCGCCGACGACAAGTTCTTCCCGCCGGAGCTGCTCCAGCGGATGGCCACCGCTGGCGACCTGGGCCGCAAGACCGGCAAGGGCTTCTACTCCTACTGA
- the murA gene encoding UDP-N-acetylglucosamine 1-carboxyvinyltransferase, whose translation MTHSLRIPDPTLPARSEPGWPVGVGPGDAGINDVDVIRVRGGARLAGTVHVVGAKNSALKLMAAALLTSGRSVITNVPRITDIAIMGEVLRRLGCDVRFDADDPVDPMVARDGMARSRSVTIDVPEAPGAEADYDLVRRLRASICVLGPLLARRGHVRVAHPGGDAIGSRGLDMHISGLTRMGADISGEHGFVIASAPHGLRGAEIVLDFPSVGATENLVMAAVLAEGTTIIDNAAREPEIVDICMMLNQMGASIDGAGTSTLTIVGVPGLRPVRHATVGDRIVAGTWAFGGAMTRGDVTVTGVPPAYLEVALDKLVAAGGLVETRQDAFRIRMADRPRAVDVVTLPYPGFATDLLPMAIGLAAVSDGASLITENIFDGRFMFANEMIRLGADIKTDGHHAVVRGREWLSGAPVRATDIRAGAGLIIAGLCADGITEVSHVHHVDRGYPDFVADLRALGVAIERGIAPDEPDLAI comes from the coding sequence ATGACGCACAGCCTACGGATACCCGATCCGACCCTGCCGGCCCGATCGGAGCCCGGCTGGCCGGTCGGCGTGGGACCCGGCGACGCGGGGATCAACGACGTGGACGTCATCCGGGTCCGCGGTGGTGCCCGGCTCGCCGGCACCGTGCACGTGGTCGGCGCGAAGAACTCGGCCCTGAAGCTCATGGCCGCCGCCCTGCTGACGTCGGGGCGCAGCGTGATCACCAACGTCCCGCGGATCACCGACATCGCAATCATGGGGGAGGTGCTGCGCCGGCTGGGCTGCGACGTCCGGTTCGACGCGGACGATCCGGTGGACCCGATGGTGGCCCGCGACGGGATGGCCCGGTCCCGGTCGGTCACCATCGACGTGCCCGAAGCGCCCGGTGCGGAGGCAGACTACGACCTCGTCCGTCGGCTCCGCGCGTCGATCTGCGTGCTCGGGCCGCTGCTCGCCCGTCGCGGGCACGTTCGCGTGGCGCATCCGGGCGGTGACGCGATCGGCTCGCGCGGGCTGGACATGCACATCTCCGGACTGACCCGGATGGGCGCCGACATCTCCGGCGAGCACGGGTTCGTGATCGCCTCGGCCCCGCACGGGCTGCGCGGCGCCGAGATCGTGCTGGACTTCCCCAGCGTGGGGGCCACGGAGAACCTGGTGATGGCGGCGGTGCTGGCCGAGGGGACCACGATCATCGACAACGCCGCCCGGGAGCCTGAGATCGTCGACATCTGCATGATGCTCAACCAGATGGGCGCGTCGATCGACGGTGCGGGCACGTCGACCCTGACCATCGTCGGCGTACCGGGGCTGCGACCGGTGCGGCACGCCACGGTGGGCGACCGGATCGTCGCCGGGACCTGGGCCTTCGGCGGGGCGATGACCCGCGGGGATGTCACCGTGACCGGGGTTCCCCCGGCCTACCTGGAGGTCGCCCTGGACAAGCTGGTCGCCGCGGGCGGGCTGGTAGAGACGCGGCAGGACGCGTTCCGGATCCGGATGGCGGATCGCCCACGCGCCGTCGACGTCGTCACGTTGCCGTACCCGGGTTTCGCCACCGATCTGCTGCCGATGGCGATCGGGCTGGCCGCGGTCAGCGACGGAGCCTCGCTGATCACCGAGAACATTTTCGACGGCCGGTTCATGTTCGCCAACGAGATGATTCGGCTGGGTGCGGACATCAAGACCGACGGGCATCACGCCGTGGTCCGGGGTCGGGAGTGGCTCTCCGGTGCGCCGGTGCGCGCGACCGACATCCGGGCGGGGGCGGGTCTCATCATCGCCGGACTCTGCGCCGACGGGATCACCGAGGTCTCCCACGTGCACCACGTGGACCGGGGTTACCCCGACTTCGTGGCGGACCTGCGGGCGCTCGGCGTTGCGATCGAGCGGGGTATCGCACCCGACGAGCCGGACCTCGCCATCTGA
- a CDS encoding cob(I)yrinic acid a,c-diamide adenosyltransferase — MAVHLTRIYTKAGDAGKTRLSNNEQVPKTDPRIVAYADVDECNAAIGVALALGQLDDELRTIVGSVQNDLFDVGADLATPVEPDPKYPPLRVTEKYVERLEGWCDEYNARLSTLDSFILPGGTAGAALLHVARTIARRAERSAWALVAHDPDRTDSLPAKYLNRLSDLLFILARAANPAGDVLWVPGGKR; from the coding sequence ATGGCCGTCCACCTCACGCGCATCTACACCAAGGCCGGCGACGCCGGCAAGACCAGGTTGAGCAACAACGAGCAGGTGCCGAAGACCGACCCTCGGATCGTTGCGTACGCGGACGTCGACGAGTGCAACGCCGCGATCGGCGTCGCGCTCGCTCTCGGGCAGCTCGACGACGAGCTGCGGACCATCGTCGGATCGGTCCAGAACGACCTGTTCGACGTGGGCGCCGACCTGGCAACCCCGGTCGAGCCGGACCCGAAGTACCCGCCGCTGCGGGTCACCGAGAAGTACGTCGAGCGTCTCGAGGGGTGGTGCGACGAGTACAACGCACGGCTGAGCACGCTCGACTCCTTCATCCTCCCCGGTGGCACCGCTGGCGCGGCACTGCTGCACGTGGCGCGGACGATCGCCCGGCGCGCCGAGCGCTCGGCCTGGGCATTGGTCGCACACGACCCCGACCGGACCGACTCTCTCCCGGCAAAGTATCTCAACCGACTCTCCGATCTGCTCTTTATCCTGGCAAGAGCGGCAAATCCGGCCGGAGATGTGCTATGGGTGCCCGGCGGTAAGCGCTGA
- a CDS encoding DUF2550 domain-containing protein translates to MEIVEGIGIGVAVVLGALLFLFVRRALVARSGGIIRLSVRTSTMLDGRGWAPGFGRFVGDELRWYRMFSFALRPRRVLSRKSLAVERRRLPEGQERLAMPVDWVVLRCTSHHAPVEIAMARSTVTGFLSWLEAAPPGAASPRLASQDWPAA, encoded by the coding sequence ATGGAGATCGTCGAGGGAATCGGGATCGGCGTCGCGGTTGTTCTCGGCGCGCTCCTGTTTCTCTTCGTCCGGCGGGCGCTGGTGGCCCGCAGCGGAGGCATCATCCGGCTCAGCGTCCGAACCTCCACCATGCTCGACGGCCGAGGCTGGGCTCCCGGCTTCGGTCGGTTCGTCGGCGACGAGCTCCGGTGGTACCGGATGTTCAGCTTCGCCCTCCGGCCCAGGCGTGTCCTTTCCCGGAAGTCCCTGGCGGTGGAACGCCGCCGGCTGCCCGAGGGGCAGGAGCGTCTCGCCATGCCCGTCGACTGGGTCGTTCTCCGCTGTACCAGTCACCACGCCCCGGTCGAGATCGCCATGGCGCGTTCCACCGTCACCGGGTTCCTCTCCTGGCTCGAGGCCGCCCCTCCGGGGGCGGCCTCGCCGCGTCTGGCCTCCCAGGACTGGCCGGCAGCCTGA
- a CDS encoding F0F1 ATP synthase subunit epsilon has translation MAQQLHVELVAVEEKVWSGEAEMVVARTTEGELGVLPGHAPLLGQLAEPGQVRIKLPGGEQVSYEVAGGFLSVTAEGVTVLAESATSGSAAPGR, from the coding sequence GTGGCACAGCAGCTTCACGTCGAGCTCGTAGCCGTCGAGGAGAAGGTCTGGTCGGGCGAGGCCGAGATGGTCGTCGCTCGGACGACCGAGGGTGAGCTGGGTGTGCTGCCCGGGCATGCGCCGCTGCTCGGGCAGCTCGCCGAGCCCGGCCAGGTCCGGATCAAGCTGCCGGGCGGCGAGCAGGTGTCCTACGAGGTCGCCGGCGGCTTCCTGTCGGTGACCGCCGAGGGCGTCACCGTGTTGGCCGAGAGCGCCACCTCGGGCTCCGCGGCGCCGGGTCGCTGA
- a CDS encoding LCP family protein gives MWSGVPRWARVCTVFGAVLMFLSGTVLVGTEVLMARYEGAVGKADLFGDQAAGANGRKSDIKGPLNILLTGIDPRKPETPPLADSIMVLHVPASLDRAYLFSLPRDLYIDIPAFEQAGYRGGKDKLNAAMSYGSRKDGQNPDAAQGFQLLAQTVQQVTGIERFDAGAIINFSGFIRIVDAMGGVTMDIEREVRSEHRRPDGTHRELRRGGGGYLGEQAVYEPGEQHLEGWQALDYVRQRYPKNGVPDGDYGRQRHQQQFVKAMVDQAFSADVVTNPVKLDRVLRAAGQSLIFNGRGHSVVDFGVALKNLRPANIQMIKLPGGGIVENGNYRGERFEPAVADFFTALKNEQLDVFLLEHPQFQNKASGAGSQ, from the coding sequence ATGTGGTCGGGTGTTCCGCGGTGGGCCCGGGTGTGCACCGTCTTCGGTGCGGTCCTGATGTTCCTCAGCGGGACCGTGCTGGTGGGCACTGAGGTGCTGATGGCCCGCTACGAGGGCGCGGTGGGCAAGGCGGACCTCTTCGGCGACCAAGCGGCCGGTGCGAACGGGCGTAAGAGCGACATCAAGGGGCCGCTGAACATCCTGCTGACCGGTATCGATCCCCGGAAGCCGGAGACACCCCCGTTGGCCGACTCGATCATGGTGCTGCACGTGCCCGCCAGCCTGGACCGAGCATACCTCTTCTCGCTGCCGCGCGACCTCTACATCGACATTCCGGCGTTCGAACAGGCCGGCTACCGCGGCGGCAAGGACAAGTTGAACGCGGCGATGTCGTACGGCAGCCGTAAGGATGGGCAGAACCCGGACGCGGCGCAGGGTTTCCAACTGCTCGCGCAGACGGTGCAGCAGGTGACCGGGATCGAGCGGTTCGACGCGGGCGCGATCATCAACTTCAGTGGCTTCATCCGGATCGTGGACGCGATGGGCGGTGTCACGATGGACATCGAGCGCGAGGTGCGCTCGGAGCACCGCCGGCCGGACGGCACGCACCGCGAGCTGAGGCGCGGCGGCGGGGGTTACCTGGGCGAACAGGCCGTCTACGAGCCGGGCGAGCAGCACCTCGAGGGGTGGCAGGCGTTGGACTACGTCCGGCAGCGCTACCCGAAGAACGGCGTGCCGGACGGCGACTACGGCCGCCAGCGCCACCAGCAGCAGTTCGTCAAGGCCATGGTGGATCAGGCGTTCAGCGCCGACGTGGTCACCAACCCGGTCAAGCTCGACCGGGTGCTCCGCGCGGCCGGGCAGTCCCTGATTTTCAACGGCCGTGGGCACAGCGTGGTCGACTTCGGCGTCGCGTTGAAGAATCTTCGTCCGGCGAACATCCAGATGATCAAGCTACCGGGTGGTGGCATCGTGGAGAACGGGAACTACCGGGGCGAGCGCTTCGAGCCGGCTGTCGCGGATTTCTTCACCGCCTTGAAGAACGAGCAGCTCGACGTGTTCCTGCTGGAACACCCGCAATTTCAGAACAAGGCGAGCGGAGCCGGATCCCAGTGA